A window from bacterium encodes these proteins:
- a CDS encoding CinA family nicotinamide mononucleotide deamidase-related protein, with translation MATAALIVVGSEMLDPDRRDADGPVARQGLAELGIPLVFNARVEDTTTSIAAAAKAALAMADILIFSGGLGPTGDDLTRDGAALALGRGVVEDPTWAAALEQRLVSRGRPFSAINRRQALIVEGAEMLPNPRGLACGSLVEQGGKVVALLPGPPREFSAMFAEELAPRLARRFPNRPLVRVVHAVATGLPEADAEPTLLPWYERPGVAVSILPMSGVLKITFTITAPPAENADALADEARAALSAGLGPYLVSLDGRLAEEVLAEKLLARGWSLAAAESCTGGSAARKIVSVPGASRYFRGGIEAYANEVKERLLGVPAEILARHGAVSAECAAAMAEGARRAIGADCAVATTGVAGPDGGTPTKPVGLVYVAASTPERTETRKLSLNVDRPTLMDLAANYALHQLLTLLR, from the coding sequence ATGGCCACCGCAGCGTTGATCGTCGTCGGTTCCGAAATGCTCGATCCCGACCGCCGGGACGCGGACGGGCCGGTCGCCAGGCAAGGGCTCGCCGAACTCGGCATTCCGCTCGTCTTCAACGCGCGCGTCGAGGACACGACGACCTCGATCGCCGCGGCGGCGAAGGCCGCCCTCGCGATGGCCGACATCCTGATCTTCTCCGGCGGCCTCGGCCCGACCGGCGACGACCTGACGCGCGACGGCGCGGCGCTCGCGCTCGGCCGGGGCGTCGTCGAGGATCCGACGTGGGCCGCCGCGCTGGAACAGCGGCTCGTCTCGCGCGGACGACCGTTCTCGGCGATCAACCGCCGCCAGGCGCTGATCGTCGAAGGGGCGGAGATGCTGCCCAACCCGCGCGGCCTGGCCTGCGGCTCGCTCGTCGAGCAGGGCGGCAAGGTCGTCGCGCTGCTCCCCGGCCCGCCGCGCGAATTCTCGGCGATGTTCGCGGAGGAGCTCGCGCCGCGGCTCGCGCGCCGCTTCCCGAACCGGCCGCTCGTGCGCGTCGTCCACGCGGTCGCCACCGGCCTGCCGGAGGCGGACGCCGAGCCGACGCTGCTGCCGTGGTACGAGCGACCGGGCGTCGCCGTCTCGATCCTGCCGATGTCCGGCGTGCTCAAGATCACCTTCACGATCACCGCCCCGCCCGCCGAAAACGCCGACGCGCTCGCCGACGAGGCGCGCGCCGCGTTGAGCGCCGGCCTCGGGCCGTACCTCGTGAGCCTCGACGGGCGTCTCGCGGAAGAGGTGCTCGCGGAGAAGCTGCTGGCGCGCGGGTGGTCGCTCGCCGCCGCGGAATCGTGCACCGGAGGTTCGGCGGCGCGGAAGATCGTCTCGGTGCCCGGGGCGTCGCGCTACTTCCGCGGGGGAATCGAGGCCTACGCCAACGAGGTCAAGGAGCGGCTGCTCGGCGTGCCCGCGGAGATTCTCGCGCGGCACGGCGCGGTCAGCGCGGAGTGCGCCGCGGCGATGGCCGAAGGGGCGCGGCGGGCGATCGGCGCCGATTGCGCGGTCGCCACGACCGGCGTCGCCGGTCCCGACGGCGGCACGCCGACGAAGCCGGTCGGCCTCGTCTACGTCGCGGCCTCGACGCCGGAGCGGACCGAGACGCGGAAGCTCTCGCTGAACGTCGACCGCCCGACGCTGATGGACCTCGCCGCCAACTACGCGCTCCACCAGCTCCTGACGCTCTTGCGCTGA